A segment of the Candidatus Brevundimonas phytovorans genome:
CAACAGGGCGCCCGCGACGATCCAGGGCGTCGGTACGCTAGCGGGCACGGCCGACCATCTCCAGCACCGGGCCACGCAGGCCGTCCAGCGTGCGGGCCTCGACGCCATAGGCTGCTTTCAGCACCTCGGGCGACAGGGCCTCGACCGGCGCGCCGTCGGCCAGCACCCGCGCCTCGGCCAGAACGATCACGCGGTCGGCCACGCGCAGGGCGGCGTCGAGGTCGTGCAGGGTGATGACGACGCCACGCCCCTCTTCATCCGCCAGTCGCCGGAACAGGTCGCAGGCGTCCAGAACATGGCCGGGGTCCAGACCGGCCAGAGGCTCGTCGGCCAGCAGCCATTGCGGATCGCCGGCCAGAGCACGGGCGATCAGGACGCGCGCCCGTTCGCCGCCCGACAGGGTCGAGACGACGCGATCGGCAAACGCCTCCACGCCGGTCACGGCCATGGCGCGGTCCACGGCGACCCGGTCCTCGGCGGTCAGGCCCCAGGCGCCGACATGGGGGGTGCGGCCCAGACCGACGAAGGTGCGCCCGTTCACCGCCCAGGCGATCTCGGCGTTCTGTGGCAGATAGGCGATCCGGCGGGCCCGTTCCCGCGGCGGCAGGGTACGCAGGGCGCGACCGTCCAGCGTCACCTGACCGGCATCGGGTTTTCGCAGGGCCGCCAGACAGTCCAGCAACGTGGACTTGCCCGCCCCGTTCGGTCCGACCACCGCCGTCACCAGTCCCGGCGCAAAGGCCGCGCCGACGCCGTTCAGCACCGCCTTGTCGCCCAGACGGACCGACAGATTTTCCGCGCTCAGAAGGCTCACGCCAGCTTCCTCCGCATGCCGATCAACAGGGCCAGGAAGAAGGGCCCGCCCAGAGCCGCCATGGCCACGCCCAGCTTGATCTCGGCGGCCGACGGGGTCAGCCGCACCAGAATATCCGCCGCCAGCACCAGGACCGCGCCGCCCAGAGCCGAGGGCAGCAGCAGCCCGCCGGGCCGGGCCCCGATCAGCGGTCGCAGCAGATGAGGCACGATCAGGCCGACGAAGCCGATAGACCCTGTCACCGCCACCGCGGAGCCGACAGCCAGCGCCGCACCTAGGGCGAGCATCAAACGCCCCCTATCCAGCCGAACCCCCAACGACCGCGCCCCGGCCTCGCCTAGGATCAGGGCGTCCAGCGTTCGACCCTGCGTCAGCAACAGCAGAGCCCCCAGGATCATGCCCGGCGCGGCCAGCTTCAGTTCGACCACGCTGCGGTCGGCCAACGAGCCCATCAGCCAGTTGACGATCTCGTTCACCGCCCAGGGGTTGGGCGCGAGGTTCAGCGCCAAGGCCACCCCCGCTCCGGCCATGGTCTGGATCACCACGCCCGCCAGAATGAAGGTGACGACACTGCTGGTCGCCCCCGCCAAGGCCAGTAGAAGGACCACGCCCAGTCCGGCCCCGAGCATGGCCGCACCGGGCAACACCCAGGGCGCGCTCGCCGCCGCACCCAGATAGAAGGTCAGCACCGCCCCGAGCGCCGCCATGGTCGAGACGCCCAGCATCCCCGGATCGGCCAGCGGATTGCGGGTGTAGCCTTGCAGCGCCGCCCCGGTCAGTCCCAGAACCGCCCCGACCATCAGAGCCAGGATGGTGCGCGGCAGGCGCAGTTCAAACAGGATGGCCCAGGCCGGACCACCACGCTGGCTGGCCCAGTCGCTCCATGGAATCCAGACGCGTCCAGCGCTCATGCTGGCGACGAAGAGGACGGCGATCAGGGCCAGCAGCCCCGCCATGATCAAGGGTCGCGGCACGGTCATAGGGCCTCCAGCGCCGAGCGGCGCGCCCGAGCCAGGGCGGCGGCGGTCTGAATCAGCACCGGGCCGCCGCAATAGAGCAGCTTCTCGTCCAGTTGCGCCTGGACCATCCGACCTGACAGCGAGGCCAGCGCCGGGTGGCGCATCACCCGGTCGGCCCAGGTGCGCGAGCCCAGGGCGGGCGTGCCGCTGAGCAGGACCTGAGGCGGATCGGCCAGCAAGCGCTCGACCGGGACATTGCCCCACTTGCCGAGGCCATAGCGCCCGGCGACGTTATCGAACCCGGCGCGGGTCATCATCTCGTCCATCAGGGTGCCGCGCCCGGCGGCGAAACCGTTGGGCTGATAGATCAGGGCCTTGAGCGGTCGCGATCCCGGCGG
Coding sequences within it:
- a CDS encoding ABC transporter ATP-binding protein, whose translation is MSLLSAENLSVRLGDKAVLNGVGAAFAPGLVTAVVGPNGAGKSTLLDCLAALRKPDAGQVTLDGRALRTLPPRERARRIAYLPQNAEIAWAVNGRTFVGLGRTPHVGAWGLTAEDRVAVDRAMAVTGVEAFADRVVSTLSGGERARVLIARALAGDPQWLLADEPLAGLDPGHVLDACDLFRRLADEEGRGVVITLHDLDAALRVADRVIVLAEARVLADGAPVEALSPEVLKAAYGVEARTLDGLRGPVLEMVGRAR
- a CDS encoding iron ABC transporter permease produces the protein MTVPRPLIMAGLLALIAVLFVASMSAGRVWIPWSDWASQRGGPAWAILFELRLPRTILALMVGAVLGLTGAALQGYTRNPLADPGMLGVSTMAALGAVLTFYLGAAASAPWVLPGAAMLGAGLGVVLLLALAGATSSVVTFILAGVVIQTMAGAGVALALNLAPNPWAVNEIVNWLMGSLADRSVVELKLAAPGMILGALLLLTQGRTLDALILGEAGARSLGVRLDRGRLMLALGAALAVGSAVAVTGSIGFVGLIVPHLLRPLIGARPGGLLLPSALGGAVLVLAADILVRLTPSAAEIKLGVAMAALGGPFFLALLIGMRRKLA